A region of the Arenibacter antarcticus genome:
TATTTCCCTTATAACCTTACTTTCCATCCAACCGCGGTCTAAATACTTAGGCGATTGAACTTTCAATCATCTTTTAATTGACCTAGGGAGAAAAGTTTTACTGCTTACTCACTTTATTGCAAGTGCGGCACTTGTTGGGCCTGTAAGTGGCATAATTGAAATTTGCCCAAAACCCACTTCTTTGGTTAGTTCTTCAAAATCTGATATTGAAAAATCATAACCCTCTGGGGTTTCTATCAGCATGTTAAGGGACATCAGCAGGCCAAAGGCATTCTTTTTTCGACCTGCATCAATAATATTTTCAATAACCACGAATGCACCCCCTTTTGGTAAAGCGTCATATGCCTTTTTGATCAGCATTTTCTTATTAGCTGTTCCCCAATCGTGCAATATGTTGCCCATGGTAATCACATCTGCCTTTGGAAAATCATCGGTAAAAAAGTCGCCGGCTGCCACTTTAACCTTTTCGCCCAGCCCCATGACATCCATATTTTCTTGGGCGATGGGTGACACTGCGGGCAGATCAAAGGTGGTGCATTCCATATGTGGGTTGTTAATCACCACTTGGGCCGATAGGATCCCCCCCGAACCTCCAATATCACAGAGCGTTTTATAGTTGGAGAAATCGAATTGTTTCCCAAAGGCTATAAAATTTCCCATTTGAACGCCCGTCATGGCTCTTATAAATTCTCGAAGTCTCGCAGGATCGGCATAGATGGCATCAAAAGGGGATTTGCCATTATTTTTGGTCTCATTTTGTGGCAAGCCTGTTTTTAGGCCTACTTCCAGATTATTCCAAAAGGGATATAGGCGGTTGTTTGCCATTTCCAAGATTCCGCCCATATAACTAGGCTTATTTTTGTCTAGGAATAGGTCGCTGTCCGCTGCATTGCTATAGACCGATGTTTTCTTGATCCCAGTCCGATTTAAAAACCCTAGTGCTACCAAGGCATCTAGAAAATCGTAAAGGCTTCTAGGATGAAGTCCCAGTTTCTCTTTTATATCCTCGCCGGAATGCTGGCCTTGTCCCAAGAGGGTAAATAGCCCCATATTGACTGCTGTGAGCAAGGTTTTAGTGGCAAAAAATCCCGTTCCGACCTGCATAATCTTGGCGGGATCTACTTGCGTTGTTGAGGTTGTTTCCATTACTAGTTGTATTTAAAGATGTAAATTAAATTTATCCTGATTTCTTTTATTACTAGACTTCCCCTAGACATAAGTGTTGCTCCCCCTGTGGAAAAGTTGGTCAGGTCAGCTGCAACAGCCTGTCCTTCATGTGAATATCAAATCTACGATAGGTAAGATAACAGCTTAGGCTTGTGAGGTTAGTTACTGGCTAATTTTGATGGTTGCTCCAATAAGCTTTCGTTATAATAAGCGGCCTCCCGGACAATCTTTCCCTCCTCGTTAAAATCATCGATAAAAAAAACGGGAAGCACTACCGCCATTTTATCTGATTTTCGAATTAAGTGAAAGTTCCACCACGATTGAACCACACGTCCATTACCCATCTCATATTCTAAATAATCTGGATAGCCGGACATCTCGATATTGACCACCTCATATTTTTCTAAAAATGCCTTGTCCTGGTCCTTTTGGTCCGCCAAAGAAATCCCTCGGGTTTTAAACGAGTTGAGGTCACCAAACGTAACGTCTTCATCATAAAAACTATAGGCTTTTTCCATATCTCCATTTTCTAGGGCATAGATCATTTTTCTGACCGTGTTTATATTCTCATGATGGTTATAGATGGTGCCGTTTGTCCTATCTACAAAACTGGCTCGTATCTCATCTATTACGCTCCCATTACTGTAGTTAATTATGGTTTTAATTTTATTGTCTTTGGTAAGCGTATATAATCGGTGGGCAGCAGCGTCTATTTTAACTCCTGAACCTTTGTCCACTCCTTTTAACTCTACCCAGGTCTGTACCCAGACTTCCCCCTTGTCATTATCTTTCTTGTACTCAATGGCATCAGGATAAGCACCAGGAAAAGGAGTTACGGAGTAATAATCCAACCGATTAAAATAAATCATTTGGTTTCCAAGAAATCCGGTTTTGTCCAATCCCTGATTCTTTGGTTCGTTTGAGGTGCCCGAATAGCCTTTAAAATCGTCGGTCAAATAACTTGCCATTTTAATAGAGTCGCCCGCCACTGAGGCTTTAACAAATTCGTCTACTACCTGTATGGCTGGATGTTCTATATAGACATTTCCGTTTGTTTTCTTTTGTCCAAATGTGGCCGTTATGCTTAAAAAAGCGAGTACAAAGAGTGTGGTTTTTGTTTTCATCGTATTTATCTATTTATTGGTTTCCTACAAGTATAATTTTATTGGTTGTTTCTTACTTTTGGTATTCAACCCAAGCAATGTTACACTTCAGGTAAATTAGAATATCATTACCATGGCTTGGTAACCGTAAAACATTAGGCCTATTTTAGAATTGTGGGGGGGGAATGCGTTTGGGGGAACTAGTGTGAAAGGAAATGATTTCCTATCTAACTTAAATTCCAATCAGGACGAATGAATGGTTTAACTGTCCGAAGACATATTTTTTTTTATCCAATAAAAATTAGAATTCGAGTGGCAAATTCAAGGACCAATATGGCTTTATCCTATATGATTTCGCAGCAGCAATGTCTTTGTGAATACTAGCTGCCAGTTGACTATTTACAAATAGGAAAGGTTATTAAGACCTAACTGGGTATTTTCTTGTTAGTGAATTTTGTAAGCATAAAATCCATGGGAGGCTAGATGGTCTTTACATAGCTTAAAAAAGATGAACTCCCTTGTTCATGGGTTATCTGAATTAAACATCCAAAAGAATGGTATATAGGAAATAATCATTTTAAAGAATATACAATTTATGAGGGTCAATATATAATCTGTATTCGGTAAAATATAGGCTATATATCACTTATGATATACGCTATATTTGTAAAGAGCACCTTATCCTCCAATGAAAATTGGATTAGGTTTCTTTGATTAATGAAGTGAAAAAGTTGCAGAAAGAGAAGGAATACAAAACTGTATTTAATTTCAAATCAGTCCATTTTTAATTTAGTAGTAATGGTCGAGTTACCCCCATAGAGACCCAATAATTTGGTAGCTTTCTTAAAAAAGGTACTCGATTAATGTGTTGGATACATAAAATTTCACACTAAACAATAACCAATGACAATCAGCCTTAAGCAGAAACTACGTAACAATCAAATTATTTACGGGACATGTATACTATCTACCTCCCCTATATGGTCTAAGGTTGTAAAAGGCAGCGGATTGGATTTCGTTTTTTTGGATACGGAACACATTCCTATGGACAGAACGGAACTCACTTTTTTGTGCCAAGTGTATAGTGCTCATGGTCTGTCTCCAATTGTCCGTATACCTAGCCCCGATCCTTATGCAGCGTGTATGGCCAAGGATGCTGGTGCTGTGGGAGTATTGGCACCCTATATTGAGAGCGTATCTCAAATTCAACAAATGGTGGGAGCCACCAAATACAGGCCATTGAAAGGCGATCGATTACAAAATATACTAACAGGGAAGGAAGCGTTATCTGTTGAAATGAAAACCTATTTGGAGCAGTTCAATTTGGACAGTTTGTGTTTAATAAATATTGAAAGTACCGTTGCGGTGGAGCGTTTGGACGAACTCCTTAGTATTCCTGGATTAGATGGTATTGTGATAGGTCCCCATGATTTATCCATTAATATGGGATTGCCAGAGCAATATGATGATCCTGATTTTGAAAGGACGGTCAAGCAAATCATAAACAAGGCGAGAAGTAAGGGGATTGCTGCTGGAATACATTTTCCGGCCCATCCAAATTATCAGATTAAATGGATTAAGGAAGGCGCTAATATAGTATTGCACAGTTCGGACTTGCAACTTTTCAGTAAAAAACTCTCCGAGGACATGAATACTATAAAAAATGCCGTGGGAGATGGTCATGATATATCCGATGGAAATACACTGGCTATATGACAAGAGTTAGAGTCCTACACGAGATCAATTGATTACTAAGCAATTTAAAGACTTCATATGAATACCATCCTTAAACCGTTTTTGATATTACTTTGCATGATCGGGCTAAATCCAACCACCTTATTTGGGCAGATGATAGATTTGAGTAAATCGAAAATTATCTGTCTAGAAAAAAAAGATCCGCTTGTATTGAACGCTATTTCTGTTTTACAGGAAGAAATAGGTAAAAGAAGTGGTATTATATTAAACAAGGGAAGCAAATTTCCAAAACAACTTCATAGTACTATAGTTGTAGGGCTAGAAGGAAGGTTAAATAAATTCCCAATGGAGTATCAGCAGCTGATTGCATCAATGCCCGTAATAAAAGCTGAGGGATATAAAATAGCAGTGATACCCAAAGAAAATGTAGTTCTGGTGGTAGGCCACGATTCAAGGGGAGTGTTATACGGCATTGGAAAACTATTAAGGAAATTGGAAGTTTATCCGGGACAAATTTTACTGTCCGACGATGTACATATCGCATCTACCCCTAAATTTCCTATTAGGGGTCATCAAATGGGCTACAGACCTAAAACTAATGCTTATGATGCTTTTTCGGTGCAGCAATTTGACGACTACATCCGTGATATGGCCATTTTTGGCGCCAATAGCATTGAAATAGTGCCTCCTCGTACCGATGATGATTTCACGAATGTACACATGAAAATCCCGGCCATTGAAATGATTGTGGAACAATCAAAGATCTGCGATCGTTATGGCATGGACGTGTGGATGTGGTATCCCAATATGGGTTCGGATTATACCCATCCAGACTCCCTAAAAGTAGAAATTGAAGAGCGACGCCAGGTATTTAAAGTCATTCCCCGTTTGGACGCTCTCTTTGTTCCTGGGGGAGATCCCGGGGATTTGGAGCCGGATGAATTGTTTAATTGGTTAAAAATTCAAGCAGAAGTGCTAAACGAATACCATCCCAATGCCAAAATATGGGTTTCCCCACAGGTTTTCAGACCTACCAAAGCTTGGTTTGACGCCTTTTATGAGCATATAAACAAAGAGTACTCTTGGCTTGGAGGGGTTGTCTTCGGTCCTTGGATAAAAACTCCTATTAAAGAAATCGCAGATCGTATTAATCCTGGTATTCCTATAAGGCGATATCCCGATATCACCCATAATTTAAGCAGTCAATACCCTATCCCCCATTGGGATTTAGCTTATGCAATTACCCTGGGGAGAGAATCGATCAACCCACGACCACAAGACCAGAAATTAATACATAATGCCTTTGACCAATTTGGACAGGGAAGCATTAGTTATTCCGAAGGAACTAACGATGACGTAAATAAAATAATTTGGAGTGATCAGGATTGGGATCCAGAAACTCCGGTTATGGAAACATTGCGCGATTATACGCGCTATTTTATTGGATCCAAATATACCGAAACCGTATCCCAAGGATTAATGGCACTGGAAAACAATTTACAAGGTCCACTACTCAATAACGATGGTG
Encoded here:
- a CDS encoding acetylserotonin O-methyltransferase, which codes for METTSTTQVDPAKIMQVGTGFFATKTLLTAVNMGLFTLLGQGQHSGEDIKEKLGLHPRSLYDFLDALVALGFLNRTGIKKTSVYSNAADSDLFLDKNKPSYMGGILEMANNRLYPFWNNLEVGLKTGLPQNETKNNGKSPFDAIYADPARLREFIRAMTGVQMGNFIAFGKQFDFSNYKTLCDIGGSGGILSAQVVINNPHMECTTFDLPAVSPIAQENMDVMGLGEKVKVAAGDFFTDDFPKADVITMGNILHDWGTANKKMLIKKAYDALPKGGAFVVIENIIDAGRKKNAFGLLMSLNMLIETPEGYDFSISDFEELTKEVGFGQISIMPLTGPTSAALAIK
- a CDS encoding nuclear transport factor 2 family protein; protein product: MKTKTTLFVLAFLSITATFGQKKTNGNVYIEHPAIQVVDEFVKASVAGDSIKMASYLTDDFKGYSGTSNEPKNQGLDKTGFLGNQMIYFNRLDYYSVTPFPGAYPDAIEYKKDNDKGEVWVQTWVELKGVDKGSGVKIDAAAHRLYTLTKDNKIKTIINYSNGSVIDEIRASFVDRTNGTIYNHHENINTVRKMIYALENGDMEKAYSFYDEDVTFGDLNSFKTRGISLADQKDQDKAFLEKYEVVNIEMSGYPDYLEYEMGNGRVVQSWWNFHLIRKSDKMAVVLPVFFIDDFNEEGKIVREAAYYNESLLEQPSKLASN
- a CDS encoding HpcH/HpaI aldolase/citrate lyase family protein, whose translation is MTISLKQKLRNNQIIYGTCILSTSPIWSKVVKGSGLDFVFLDTEHIPMDRTELTFLCQVYSAHGLSPIVRIPSPDPYAACMAKDAGAVGVLAPYIESVSQIQQMVGATKYRPLKGDRLQNILTGKEALSVEMKTYLEQFNLDSLCLINIESTVAVERLDELLSIPGLDGIVIGPHDLSINMGLPEQYDDPDFERTVKQIINKARSKGIAAGIHFPAHPNYQIKWIKEGANIVLHSSDLQLFSKKLSEDMNTIKNAVGDGHDISDGNTLAI
- a CDS encoding alpha-glucuronidase family glycosyl hydrolase — translated: MNTILKPFLILLCMIGLNPTTLFGQMIDLSKSKIICLEKKDPLVLNAISVLQEEIGKRSGIILNKGSKFPKQLHSTIVVGLEGRLNKFPMEYQQLIASMPVIKAEGYKIAVIPKENVVLVVGHDSRGVLYGIGKLLRKLEVYPGQILLSDDVHIASTPKFPIRGHQMGYRPKTNAYDAFSVQQFDDYIRDMAIFGANSIEIVPPRTDDDFTNVHMKIPAIEMIVEQSKICDRYGMDVWMWYPNMGSDYTHPDSLKVEIEERRQVFKVIPRLDALFVPGGDPGDLEPDELFNWLKIQAEVLNEYHPNAKIWVSPQVFRPTKAWFDAFYEHINKEYSWLGGVVFGPWIKTPIKEIADRINPGIPIRRYPDITHNLSSQYPIPHWDLAYAITLGRESINPRPQDQKLIHNAFDQFGQGSISYSEGTNDDVNKIIWSDQDWDPETPVMETLRDYTRYFIGSKYTETVSQGLMALENNLQGPLLNNDGVIRTLQQWQDMEKQASEEVLGNFRFQMGLIRAYFDAYQYRRLLYETELEQQAREILSSAKSIGPINAIEKAKEILYLAKQEPIMPQWKYKCLSLADDLFNSIGAQLTVEKHFAAGGRGNFIDNIDVPLNDGMWLIDQLATIEENGSETDKLVAINQLLERNNPGPGGYYDNFGTPRSWNRVVSNYSYKEDPGGLKSPRVSFGVGLKGEEWVHEITAIGFDGHTTPLSWMNQVTSLYDEPLKMVYNNLDPKGSYIIKVAYTGRFLSKIKLTAENTLVHDFITTGVQPIYEFKIPTAALQDGVLELEWTCGEGERGAQVSEIWIVNQDELKKEESLRQKP